The Rhipicephalus sanguineus isolate Rsan-2018 chromosome 10, BIME_Rsan_1.4, whole genome shotgun sequence genome segment TTTTGCATCAAAAAGTTTATGAACAACAGCTTCCGTCAGCTCTGACTCGGTTTCACCAGAATCTTCAGGTAGGCCGAAAACAAGTAGATTATTACGTCTACTCCTGTTTTCGTAATCAATTAACTTCTGTTCTTGTTGCCGAACTATAATTTCCAGGCTGCTAATTCGCTCACTCATTTCTTCAATCACTTTCAGATAGCCCGACAACTTTTCAGTTTTAATACCTAAATCGGATATTTCTTCCCTCATAGCATCTATTTTAGTTTCGGATGCTATCTGTTTTTCTAAAATTTGCTCTAACATCTCAGCTGTCTTTGGCCCCGGGTTTTCCTCAACATCACCAGACTTTAAAAGCATCAACACTGCAGACCAGCAATCAATGACACAAGCAATACAAGTGTGAGGGTACGGCAATACTAACAAAAATCGATTGTCGCTACGATAACATGCAGTATTTGAGAAGTAACGAACCTGCATAAACAGCAATGCCGACTTAGACATGTTGCCTGCAGGCCATGTGCCGTGCCCTCTGAGGGTTCCTTGGTTGGGCTGCTCCTTTTCTAGGCGAGGTGTTGATGACGTCACTGATGATGGACGAGCCATCCAGGCGTTGCTCACCGGGTCCTGATAACTTCCGTCGAAAGGCAGCCAATTTGTGCCGCTAGTTGACACCGATGATAGTTGAACCACCCACTTGTTGCTCACAGTTTCCTGATGAGGCTCGTGAGGAGGTAGCCAGAATGTGCCGCTCGCAGTTGTCGCTCCCATTATCCACGAAAATGCCTGCATAAACAGCAATGCCGACTTAGACATGTTGCCTGCAGGTCATGTGCCGTGCCCTCTGAGGGTTCCTTGGTTGGGCTGCTCCTTTTCTAGGCGAGGTGTTGATGACGTCACTGATGATGGACGAGCCATCCAGGCGTTGCTCACCGGCTCCTGATAACTTCCGTCGAAAGGCAGCCAATTTGTGCCGCTAGTTGACACCGATGATAGTTGATCCACTAACTTGTTGCCCACAGTTTCCTGATGAGGCTCGTGAGAAGGCAGCCAGAATGTGCCGCTCGCAGTTGTCGCTCCCATAATCCACGAAAATGCCTGCATAAACAGCAATGCCGACTTAGACATGTTGCCTGCAGGCCATGTGCCGTGCCCCCCCGAATAGtcaataatcttgactattccaGTCATgttcgcaatcttaacaaaatgatctactacaatctggaacgttcccagacattgtggcgcggcttgcgcaaggcagtagtaacacaatatatatatatatatatatatatatatatagcaacgtgctagtggtggcggaagaagagagcgaagaagtcggtggctgttgtggccgaaagtaaacagccgTTCGCTTCGAGTTCTTTGtttgtcgtttcctctcgcgacagactggtggaggcgctgggtactgcGGCGTCCTATGCCTGCTGGTCCTGAACCAGAAGCAACCAACGCCAGTGCACCAGGGTCTGCTGATATCCatcgaagcagccgccgccttcaAAGTCCACCACCACAATACGATCCCCTGGCAAATTCCGCGAGGAAAAGGTCTGCCACAACCGCAACCCAAACCGAGCACGACCCATTCTCTGCCGTACCCTGTGTCCTCAACACGCCTCGCACACCCAACCCATTCCACGGCGATGCCAGTGAGGATGTGGAAGACCGGTTGGACCATTTCGATCGGGTCACTGCCATCAATGACTGGGACAATCGCCGTAAGTTGAAGGACGTTTACATCTCCTCGCAGACGCGGCAAgagtgtggtacgagaaccacgaagctTCATTCACCAGTTAGCAGCAGTTCCACCGGCAGCTTCGTCAGGCTTTGAGCAACCCTGAACGGAAAGAAAGACCTGAGCAGGCACTTTCTTCGCGGTTTCAAATGCCCCtcatgtcggaggaaaagaaagtacGCCTGTTAATGCGAGGTGTCAAGGAACAGCTTTTCGCGGGCCTCGTGCGCAACACTCCATCAACGGTGTCAGAGTTCATCCGTGAGGCAAGAATTATGGAGCGCATGCTTCGGCAGCGGTTATCGCAGTATGAGCGCCAGACCACCATGTCCGCTGCGTGCTCGCTTGTGCCAGGGTGTGATGGCAGGGTGTCTCTTACAGAACTCATTCGGCAggttgtccgcgaagaactccaGAAGTCTCATACAGCGGCAAGCCCGAGTGTCACCGCTATTACCGACCTCATTCGGAACGAAAAAGGCAGTTTGTTCCTTCATCACCGCTATCGCGACCCGATGCCTTGCGGGTCTCTACGCTGCcgacggcgcgttttttttcatCCACCTGCTCGGGCCCCTCGACGTTTTCCAAGCCCAACCCACCACCCGGCTTTGCAGGCCGACTTCCGTCCTGGCCCGCGGA includes the following:
- the LOC125760112 gene encoding uncharacterized protein LOC125760112, which translates into the protein MSKSALLFMQAFSWIMGATTASGTFWLPPHEPHQETVSNKWVVQLSSVSTSGTNWLPFDGSYQDPVSNAWMARPSSVTSSTPRLEKEQPNQGTLRGHGTWPAGNMSKSALLFMQVRYFSNTACYRSDNRFLLVLPYPHTCIACVIDCWSAVLMLLKSGDVEENPGPKTAEMLEQILEKQIASETKIDAMREEISDLGIKTEKLSGYLKVIEEMSERISSLEIIVRQQEQKLIDYENRSRRNNLLVFGLPEDSGETESELTEAVVHKLFDAKLGIKVKSVDRIHRLGKRKPNSSRPVIMNFYDHREKEHVLKNCGKLKGTTISVSNDYAKETVYARKMLWQSCESERAKGAKVKLIHDKLKVNGALYQWDQKRNIRSQCKQQKDKKERNQDSATSAHRSSSVPELTDPSGIKSSGTARS